A section of the Methanococcus vannielii SB genome encodes:
- a CDS encoding DUF530 family protein, whose protein sequence is MDSSVLIQQCNEFLDGLSNFGDNFKKPFLEKENSVNELQKSLECNLCILENLREKMELQGFETPYIGVGQIKGGEDDDIYEIINYSSYLRRMVDEKKGSLERAKYAIVSHKIAIGNLLDEFGNKDILQNLPYNGSYKEHLSKIPPLFFKSYKNILSAFESEGFSKLRSSKIKGLEHAYPEKGVVSSITLSLVIIENGKRKFKRVKIEEEDYEGYIKRTYGDAIITSVKKNYSKNKLLNDQYVKKTLTLAYFTTYLPEIKEKINLEVKESLSKEERCLIKKYSNICENFENDVYEGGIIDVRALEETKLKKMNIKTDLEEKGLYKNGKLLENLKKSLEIQNRIFESISVEIPIKKISKDLFMYYLLKSPDERSRSHMFSSILVTPSTSQLKWLDIEEIEPKKILDLKFMFEKELPKYEISLKNIGGVSIYLLYGMEKALEYGFEKTGIEDILKLIAVIEDIKENLKGKIDLKVLEKYCKIKKEKTKSFLNALGKL, encoded by the coding sequence ATGGACAGTAGTGTCTTGATACAGCAATGCAACGAATTTTTAGATGGGCTATCTAATTTTGGAGATAATTTTAAAAAACCATTTCTTGAAAAAGAAAATAGTGTAAACGAACTTCAAAAGAGTCTTGAATGTAATTTATGCATTTTAGAAAATTTAAGGGAAAAAATGGAGTTACAGGGCTTTGAAACGCCGTATATTGGTGTTGGGCAGATTAAAGGTGGAGAAGACGATGATATTTATGAAATAATTAACTATTCTTCGTATTTAAGAAGAATGGTAGATGAAAAAAAAGGTTCTCTTGAAAGGGCAAAATACGCAATAGTTTCACACAAAATTGCAATTGGAAATCTTTTAGATGAATTTGGAAATAAAGATATACTTCAAAATTTACCTTACAACGGTTCGTATAAAGAACACTTATCAAAAATACCCCCACTGTTTTTTAAATCATATAAAAACATTTTAAGTGCATTTGAATCAGAAGGATTTTCAAAGCTTCGTTCTTCAAAAATTAAGGGTTTAGAACATGCTTATCCTGAAAAAGGCGTAGTAAGTTCGATAACTCTGTCTTTAGTTATTATTGAAAATGGGAAAAGAAAATTTAAGCGTGTAAAAATTGAAGAAGAAGATTATGAAGGATATATAAAAAGGACGTATGGGGACGCCATAATTACTTCAGTAAAAAAGAACTATTCAAAAAATAAGCTACTAAATGACCAATATGTTAAAAAAACACTTACTTTAGCTTATTTTACAACGTATTTGCCGGAAATAAAGGAAAAAATCAATTTAGAAGTAAAAGAGTCGCTTTCAAAAGAAGAACGGTGCTTAATTAAAAAATACAGTAACATTTGCGAAAATTTTGAAAATGATGTTTATGAAGGCGGAATTATTGATGTTAGGGCACTTGAAGAAACGAAACTAAAAAAAATGAATATAAAAACAGATTTAGAGGAAAAAGGACTGTATAAAAATGGAAAATTATTAGAAAATTTAAAAAAATCACTTGAAATACAAAATAGGATTTTTGAATCGATTTCCGTTGAAATTCCGATAAAAAAGATTTCAAAAGATCTTTTTATGTACTATCTTTTAAAGTCGCCTGACGAAAGAAGTCGTTCCCATATGTTTTCATCAATACTTGTAACTCCTTCAACTTCCCAATTGAAATGGCTTGATATTGAAGAAATTGAGCCAAAAAAAATACTTGATTTAAAGTTTATGTTTGAAAAAGAGCTTCCAAAGTATGAAATATCGTTAAAAAATATAGGTGGAGTTTCTATATACTTATTATATGGTATGGAAAAAGCTTTAGAGTACGGTTTTGAAAAAACAGGAATTGAAGATATTTTAAAATTAATTGCTGTAATTGAAGACATTAAAGAAAATTTAAAAGGAAAAATAGACTTAAAAGTTCTTGAAAAGTATTGTAAAATTAAAAAAGAAAAAACGAAAAGCTTTTTAAATGCCCTTGGAAAACTTTAA
- the gatB gene encoding Asp-tRNA(Asn)/Glu-tRNA(Gln) amidotransferase subunit GatB, with the protein MSDDLSMKCGLEIHVQVDTNSKLFCKCPTNYKDVFPNTNICPVCIGHPGAKPMPPNKKAFDIAIMVAKMLNCEMITDKDIYFQRKHYNYPDLPSGYQRTSVPIGEKGNFLGVGITEVHLEEDPGQYKPDLGTVDYNRSGTPLIEIVTDPDMKSPEEAREFLRQLMRLFRYIGNLRGEGTMRADTNISINYNGIQGKRVEVKNVNSIKGVYKVLKYEIIRQKNILRRGGEIKMETRAFMESQMITKSMRSKETADDYRYIPDPDLQPIVLDNSWIERVESEMPETPISKEKRFVEQYGIKEDDSKVLVSDLDLADVFERVIKDVGSDETGISLAVTWVRNELKRVLVYNKIDFFESNLKPEHIIELINSIKDRTISQKIGKTVIEHMVDQKGEKTPKELITELGLTVIEDVSELDQACEEAIKNSEKAIEDYKSGNIRALNSVVGQVMKLTKGRAEPGTVVEMLKKKIDG; encoded by the coding sequence ATGAGCGACGACTTATCCATGAAATGCGGTCTTGAAATTCACGTTCAAGTTGACACGAATTCAAAGTTGTTTTGTAAATGTCCAACAAACTATAAAGATGTTTTCCCAAACACGAATATCTGTCCGGTATGTATTGGACACCCTGGCGCAAAGCCAATGCCTCCAAATAAAAAAGCGTTTGATATTGCAATAATGGTTGCAAAAATGCTAAACTGTGAAATGATAACTGATAAAGATATATATTTCCAAAGAAAGCACTATAATTATCCAGATTTACCTAGTGGGTATCAAAGGACTTCAGTTCCAATAGGGGAAAAAGGAAATTTTTTAGGCGTTGGAATTACCGAAGTTCACCTTGAAGAAGACCCTGGGCAATATAAGCCGGATTTAGGAACAGTGGATTATAACCGAAGCGGAACTCCACTAATTGAAATTGTAACTGACCCAGATATGAAAAGCCCTGAAGAAGCAAGGGAGTTTTTAAGGCAATTAATGAGGCTTTTTAGATATATCGGCAATTTAAGGGGCGAAGGTACCATGAGGGCCGATACAAACATTTCAATTAATTATAACGGAATTCAAGGAAAACGTGTTGAAGTTAAAAACGTAAATTCTATAAAGGGAGTTTACAAGGTTTTGAAATACGAAATCATCCGGCAAAAAAATATTTTAAGGCGTGGTGGCGAAATTAAAATGGAAACAAGGGCATTTATGGAAAGCCAAATGATTACAAAATCCATGAGAAGTAAGGAGACTGCGGATGATTATAGATATATTCCTGATCCTGATTTACAGCCAATAGTTTTAGATAATTCTTGGATTGAAAGGGTAGAATCAGAAATGCCTGAAACACCTATTTCAAAAGAAAAAAGATTTGTTGAACAGTATGGGATAAAAGAAGATGATTCAAAAGTATTGGTATCTGACCTTGATTTGGCAGATGTTTTTGAAAGAGTAATTAAAGACGTTGGAAGTGATGAAACAGGTATTTCACTTGCAGTAACGTGGGTTAGAAATGAATTAAAGAGAGTTTTAGTTTACAATAAAATTGACTTCTTTGAAAGTAATTTAAAACCAGAACATATAATTGAACTTATTAATTCAATAAAAGACAGGACAATCAGTCAAAAAATTGGAAAAACAGTTATTGAGCACATGGTGGATCAAAAAGGCGAAAAAACTCCAAAAGAATTAATAACGGAGCTTGGTTTAACTGTTATTGAAGATGTAAGCGAACTTGACCAAGCATGTGAAGAAGCAATAAAAAATAGTGAAAAAGCTATTGAAGACTATAAATCTGGAAATATACGGGCTTTAAACTCCGTTGTTGGACAAGTAATGAAGCTTACAAAAGGTAGGGCAGAACCTGGAACTGTTGTGGAAATGCTTAAGAAAAAAATTGATGGATAA
- a CDS encoding CRISPR-associated helicase/endonuclease Cas3, with the protein MSISFNLFSHPDQTLNDHLTGVRDIALNLHKNHNVNKDLTDVLEIICMAHDFGKATSFFQDRLKTGNKSKLTDHGEISACFAYWLLPELWKIPGFLIVKRHHGSMKNANDEILLNIDILKKQAKNILENNFEEVNLIYSEMLEKNSKYLNDFFDFLNSLNERSIKKHFRKEISNIKYDLELFIKIQYIYSILLSADKSQLILNKAYLPKVTIPSEYVEKYKEDLKKKFVEKIGNFENNMVFNIRNDAFNELKYELEEVDLNNNKIFSINMPTGTGKTMLGYYSAFKILERLKNEQNLNSQIIYCLPYMSIIDQNYAELYKLLEYNLNRHPNDEELLKFHSMTEIKYSDFKEYDARFCFENWQSKVVTTTFVQFFNTIFKSGKNSVMHRFHTLSNSVIILDEVQAIETKYFPLIKQFLEILSKNYNVYIILMTATMPILLDTYELIPNNEKYFKSLNRIKIINNTSKNISLNEYKDILLEKTIKNSDKSFLIVMNTVKSAKDVYQYLMKETNRKCIYLSTEIYPKLRLEKINEIRKMNKRGEKPVVVSTQLIEAGIDIDMDTVYRDFSTLDSINQTAGRANRNGLGEKGEVYIYNIIDDKKRPYCGYIYPHHLLDCTKSVLLETEINEKELYEVNNKYFKEVQNRSLNEIGENVQKSIKSLDFKTFRDNFELIKKEEWKKDIFINADNNSDEILKKLENSKDFSNLEIKNLFRALNNYRISINTQKYDKIKNNLISVDKFELEYLNIDNYSVEEGILDNLQNEIFF; encoded by the coding sequence ATGTCTATTTCTTTTAATCTTTTTTCACACCCCGATCAAACTTTAAATGACCATTTAACGGGCGTAAGAGATATTGCTTTAAATTTACATAAAAATCACAATGTTAACAAAGATTTAACGGATGTACTTGAAATAATTTGTATGGCACATGATTTTGGAAAGGCCACTTCTTTTTTTCAAGACCGGTTAAAAACTGGAAATAAAAGTAAACTTACAGATCATGGGGAAATTTCTGCGTGTTTTGCGTACTGGTTATTGCCCGAACTTTGGAAAATACCTGGATTTTTGATAGTAAAAAGACATCACGGTAGCATGAAAAATGCAAATGATGAAATATTGCTTAATATTGATATTTTAAAAAAACAAGCAAAAAATATCTTAGAAAATAATTTTGAAGAAGTTAATTTAATTTATTCAGAAATGCTTGAAAAAAATTCTAAATACTTAAACGATTTTTTTGACTTTTTAAATTCATTAAATGAACGTTCTATAAAAAAACACTTTAGAAAAGAGATTTCTAATATTAAATACGATTTAGAACTTTTTATAAAAATCCAGTATATCTATTCTATTTTATTAAGTGCAGATAAATCACAGTTAATTTTAAACAAAGCATATCTTCCAAAAGTTACAATACCTTCAGAATATGTTGAAAAATATAAAGAAGATTTAAAAAAGAAATTTGTGGAAAAAATTGGAAATTTTGAAAATAATATGGTATTTAATATTAGAAACGATGCGTTTAATGAATTAAAATATGAACTTGAGGAAGTTGATTTAAACAATAATAAAATTTTTTCAATAAATATGCCAACTGGAACTGGTAAAACAATGCTCGGATACTATTCGGCATTTAAAATACTTGAAAGGTTAAAAAACGAGCAAAATTTAAATTCTCAAATCATATACTGTCTTCCATATATGAGTATAATTGATCAAAATTATGCGGAATTATACAAACTCCTTGAATATAATTTAAATCGGCATCCAAACGATGAGGAACTTTTAAAGTTTCATTCTATGACTGAAATAAAATATAGTGATTTTAAAGAATATGATGCAAGATTTTGCTTTGAAAACTGGCAGAGTAAGGTTGTAACAACTACGTTTGTACAGTTTTTCAATACAATATTTAAATCTGGAAAAAATTCCGTTATGCATCGGTTTCATACGCTTTCTAATTCAGTTATTATTCTTGATGAAGTTCAGGCAATTGAAACAAAGTATTTTCCCCTTATAAAGCAGTTTTTAGAGATATTGTCTAAAAATTATAATGTTTATATAATTTTAATGACTGCAACAATGCCCATACTTCTTGATACTTATGAATTAATACCAAATAATGAAAAATACTTTAAAAGTCTAAACCGGATAAAAATAATAAATAATACGTCAAAAAATATTTCTTTAAATGAATATAAAGATATTTTACTTGAAAAAACAATTAAAAATTCAGATAAAAGTTTTTTAATAGTAATGAATACTGTAAAGTCTGCAAAAGATGTTTATCAGTATTTAATGAAAGAAACTAATCGAAAATGTATTTATTTATCAACAGAGATATATCCAAAATTACGACTCGAAAAAATAAATGAAATAAGAAAAATGAATAAACGTGGTGAAAAACCTGTTGTTGTATCAACACAGCTTATAGAAGCAGGAATCGATATTGATATGGATACCGTATATAGGGATTTTTCCACACTTGATTCTATAAATCAAACTGCTGGAAGGGCAAATAGAAATGGTTTAGGGGAAAAAGGTGAAGTTTATATTTATAATATAATCGATGATAAAAAAAGGCCTTACTGTGGATATATCTATCCACATCATTTATTAGACTGCACAAAATCCGTTCTTTTAGAAACTGAAATTAATGAAAAAGAACTTTATGAAGTTAATAATAAATATTTTAAGGAAGTTCAAAACCGTTCTTTAAATGAAATAGGTGAAAATGTCCAAAAATCAATAAAATCATTAGATTTTAAAACATTTAGGGATAATTTTGAACTTATTAAAAAAGAAGAGTGGAAAAAAGATATTTTTATAAATGCAGACAATAATTCTGATGAAATATTAAAAAAACTTGAAAATTCAAAAGATTTTTCTAATTTGGAAATTAAAAATTTGTTTAGAGCGTTAAATAATTATAGAATTTCGATAAATACTCAAAAATACGATAAAATAAAAAATAATCTAATATCAGTAGATAAATTCGAGTTAGAATATTTAAATATTGATAATTACTCTGTGGAAGAGGGCATACTTGATAATCTACAAAACGAAATATTTTTTTAG
- the cca gene encoding CCA tRNA nucleotidyltransferase, with protein MGIQKVLNEVLTDISPTDSEKEELTLFSNAVLHKLKSISEYPILDIIQVGSTARNANLKNDHDIDIFLRFERNTERETLKEVGLRVGKEVIDYFGGISWLEYAEHPYISGKIGKFSLDIVPCYKIENCEKIISAVDRTPLHNEFLVLASLKTDISNEVRLLKKFLKGLSIYGSDLKTAGFSGYLCELLILKYGSFLNLLNDVKTWKLKKVIVLDEIYEMYGLKNDHKFLEFNDSLIVYDPVDLNRNVAAALSLENYCKFIFYSKMFLMNPNKEFFYNFEKKTINKLNERSHGYFLTIEIKRPENVVEDIVYPQMEKLQKSINKLIKEHDFDYLRYTNFADEKVCYLSWEFLVHELPDVKLRVGPPVSSSFGVLNFIKNNEKYFVSGCNVCAYKNRKYKNVQILFNNIVNGKLKGQITYPKYICPENALINIGTFVERI; from the coding sequence ATGGGTATACAAAAAGTACTAAACGAAGTTTTAACTGATATCTCTCCAACAGATTCAGAAAAAGAAGAATTAACGTTATTTTCTAATGCAGTACTACATAAATTAAAAAGTATTTCTGAATATCCCATCTTAGATATAATACAAGTTGGTTCTACAGCAAGAAATGCTAATTTAAAAAATGACCATGATATTGATATTTTTTTAAGATTTGAAAGAAATACTGAGCGAGAAACCCTAAAAGAAGTAGGTTTACGGGTTGGAAAAGAAGTAATTGATTATTTTGGCGGAATATCTTGGTTAGAATATGCTGAACATCCATATATATCTGGAAAAATTGGAAAATTTTCATTAGATATTGTTCCATGCTATAAAATCGAAAACTGTGAAAAAATAATATCTGCCGTAGATAGAACGCCACTACATAATGAATTTTTAGTGTTGGCTAGTTTAAAAACAGACATTTCAAATGAAGTCCGTCTTTTAAAAAAATTTTTAAAAGGACTTTCAATATATGGTTCAGACCTAAAAACTGCCGGTTTTTCAGGATATTTATGCGAACTTTTAATATTAAAATATGGGAGTTTTTTAAATTTACTAAACGATGTAAAAACTTGGAAACTTAAAAAAGTAATAGTTTTAGATGAAATTTACGAAATGTATGGTTTAAAAAATGACCATAAATTTTTAGAATTTAATGATTCACTTATTGTTTATGACCCTGTAGATTTAAATAGAAACGTTGCCGCTGCATTAAGCCTTGAAAACTATTGTAAATTCATATTTTATTCTAAAATGTTTTTAATGAACCCAAATAAAGAATTTTTTTATAATTTTGAAAAAAAAACCATTAATAAATTAAATGAAAGAAGTCACGGGTATTTTTTAACTATTGAAATAAAACGTCCAGAAAACGTTGTTGAAGATATAGTTTATCCTCAAATGGAAAAATTACAAAAAAGTATTAATAAGCTTATTAAAGAACATGATTTTGATTATTTAAGATATACCAATTTTGCAGATGAAAAAGTCTGCTATCTTTCATGGGAGTTTTTAGTACACGAATTACCTGATGTAAAATTAAGGGTGGGCCCCCCAGTTAGCAGTTCTTTTGGAGTTTTAAATTTTATAAAAAATAACGAAAAATATTTTGTTTCAGGGTGCAATGTTTGTGCATACAAAAACAGAAAATATAAAAATGTACAGATACTATTCAATAATATCGTAAATGGGAAATTAAAAGGTCAGATAACCTATCCAAAATATATCTGTCCTGAAAATGCATTAATTAATATTGGAACTTTTGTAGAAAGAATTTAA
- a CDS encoding UPF0058 family protein, with translation MHKEQLMELHQFFVHVFRETVPDIMGCEYLKTYEELDVKPHHIHKLKTEQRAAIFLLAACIAEGLSERDDSIPENLSKRLSDNALKYLHLESDSDLDDNQNLKKVKNSLTVQYKGQIKHTV, from the coding sequence ATGCATAAGGAACAGCTAATGGAACTCCACCAATTCTTTGTACACGTCTTTAGAGAAACGGTCCCCGACATAATGGGCTGTGAATACTTAAAAACCTACGAAGAATTAGACGTAAAACCCCACCATATACACAAGTTAAAAACTGAACAAAGAGCTGCTATTTTTTTACTTGCTGCGTGTATTGCAGAGGGACTCTCTGAAAGAGATGATTCTATTCCTGAAAACCTTTCAAAAAGATTATCAGATAATGCATTAAAATATTTACACTTAGAAAGCGATTCGGATTTAGACGATAACCAAAATCTAAAGAAGGTTAAAAATTCCCTTACTGTCCAGTATAAAGGCCAAATCAAACATACGGTTTAA
- a CDS encoding CRISPR-associated endonuclease Cas6: protein MKLSYLSINYYDLNLPMRYGSKIRGYFANKYPESILVHNHDNEKSVYKYPLIQYKIIDNIPIIIGLNEGSKELIQKGILFENSITIEETKYNLDRTEIISKEAYFGTIDKILKYQFKTPWMALNKKNAEIYKKLDEIDREELLKRILIGNIISMSKSLGYDIKETLKIKINLKEIPVKFKNQEMAGFKGEFYINFDIPNYLGIGRNVSRGFGTVFKL from the coding sequence ATGAAATTAAGCTATTTATCAATTAATTATTATGATTTGAATCTCCCAATGAGGTATGGTTCAAAAATTAGAGGTTATTTTGCAAATAAATATCCTGAAAGTATTTTGGTTCATAACCACGATAATGAAAAGAGCGTATACAAGTACCCTTTGATACAGTATAAAATAATCGATAACATTCCAATTATAATTGGCTTAAATGAAGGTTCAAAAGAATTAATACAGAAAGGAATTCTGTTTGAAAATTCAATAACTATTGAAGAAACAAAATACAACTTAGATAGAACCGAAATAATTTCAAAAGAAGCTTATTTCGGCACAATTGACAAAATTTTAAAATACCAATTTAAAACACCTTGGATGGCATTAAATAAGAAAAATGCAGAAATTTATAAAAAGTTAGATGAAATAGATCGAGAAGAACTTCTTAAAAGAATTTTAATCGGAAACATTATTTCGATGTCAAAATCACTAGGATATGATATAAAAGAAACATTGAAAATTAAGATAAATTTAAAAGAAATCCCCGTAAAGTTCAAAAATCAAGAAATGGCGGGGTTTAAGGGGGAATTTTACATTAATTTTGATATTCCCAATTATTTAGGCATTGGAAGAAACGTTTCAAGGGGATTTGGAACGGTTTTTAAACTTTAA
- the hisG gene encoding ATP phosphoribosyltransferase has product MILLALPNKGRISKPVNEILEKAGLKISVHGRSLFAKTVDEEIKVMFARAKDIPEFVRDGVADVGVTGYDLMLERGTEDELEMLLDFKFGNARLVIAAPENSPVNSIDDITNKMKIATEFPGLTKRYLESKGLDLEIIELSGATEIAPFIGVSDLICDLTSTGTTLKLNRLKEVDNVVSSTTRLVANKKSMDDHLKRVKIDQIVSGIKSVLYAQTKRLVMMNAPKSKVSEITAIIPGMGGPTVSEILSNNDMFAINAVIDENKVFETVSNLEKLGARDILVLPIERIL; this is encoded by the coding sequence TTGATTTTACTTGCATTACCAAATAAGGGGAGAATTTCAAAACCCGTAAATGAGATTTTAGAAAAAGCTGGATTAAAAATAAGCGTTCACGGTAGAAGTCTCTTTGCAAAAACAGTTGATGAAGAAATTAAAGTAATGTTTGCAAGGGCTAAAGATATCCCTGAATTTGTTAGGGATGGGGTTGCAGATGTTGGCGTTACGGGCTATGATTTAATGTTAGAACGTGGAACAGAAGATGAATTAGAAATGCTTTTAGATTTTAAGTTTGGAAATGCAAGACTTGTAATTGCAGCTCCTGAAAATTCGCCAGTAAATTCGATAGATGATATTACCAATAAAATGAAAATTGCAACAGAGTTTCCAGGCCTTACTAAACGGTATTTAGAAAGTAAAGGGCTTGATTTAGAAATAATTGAACTTAGCGGGGCTACTGAAATAGCGCCTTTTATTGGTGTATCCGACCTTATATGCGATTTAACTTCAACTGGAACAACACTTAAACTTAACCGTCTAAAAGAAGTAGATAACGTGGTTTCATCAACAACGAGGCTTGTTGCAAATAAAAAAAGCATGGACGACCATTTAAAACGTGTAAAAATAGACCAAATAGTAAGCGGGATAAAAAGCGTACTTTATGCCCAAACAAAGCGTTTGGTTATGATGAATGCACCAAAAAGCAAGGTTTCAGAAATAACGGCAATTATTCCTGGAATGGGGGGCCCGACAGTTTCAGAAATCTTATCAAACAATGACATGTTTGCAATAAATGCAGTAATTGATGAAAATAAAGTTTTTGAAACCGTTTCAAACCTTGAAAAACTTGGAGCAAGGGATATTTTAGTTTTACCTATTGAACGAATACTTTAG
- the cbiB gene encoding adenosylcobinamide-phosphate synthase CbiB encodes MINPIYLIIADLLDRYIGEPPEKLHPVVFIGNFVKFLEKVFPSTHSVEKLKDLVFGFITVFLTVFTVFLIFFTLELILNLISNYYIKLFSYSLILSFSIGHKSLLEFSKAPIKYIMSGDIKSARKSVQHIVSRDTSTLDEKHVISAAVESSSENITDSIIAPLIYAAIFGLSGAFIYRAVNTMDAMLGYKNEKYRYYGKTAAYLDDILNFIPSRIAGILLIISAPFYGGKIVPAIYGYLKEGFKTPSPNSGYTMAVIANSLSMELEKIGCYKLGKGEITVLKAVNSLKAVDYSVLLFLVIYMVLYFNLIY; translated from the coding sequence ATGATAAATCCAATTTATTTAATTATTGCAGACCTTTTAGATAGATACATTGGAGAGCCTCCTGAAAAACTCCATCCTGTTGTTTTTATCGGGAATTTCGTTAAGTTTTTAGAAAAAGTGTTTCCATCAACGCATTCAGTTGAAAAGCTTAAAGATTTAGTTTTTGGATTTATTACGGTATTTTTAACGGTTTTTACCGTATTTTTAATATTTTTTACGCTGGAATTAATTTTAAATTTAATTTCAAATTATTATATTAAATTATTTTCCTATTCTTTAATTCTCTCATTTTCTATTGGCCATAAATCACTTTTAGAATTTTCAAAAGCCCCAATAAAGTACATAATGTCTGGGGATATTAAAAGCGCTAGAAAGTCAGTTCAGCATATCGTAAGTAGGGATACATCAACTTTAGATGAAAAGCACGTAATTTCAGCAGCAGTTGAAAGCTCTTCAGAAAATATTACGGACAGTATAATTGCACCATTAATTTATGCTGCAATTTTTGGGCTTTCGGGTGCATTTATATACCGTGCAGTAAACACAATGGATGCAATGCTAGGTTATAAAAACGAAAAATATCGATATTACGGAAAAACTGCCGCCTATTTAGATGATATTTTAAATTTTATCCCTTCAAGAATTGCCGGAATTTTATTAATAATTTCTGCACCCTTTTACGGTGGAAAAATTGTTCCCGCCATCTATGGATATCTAAAAGAAGGTTTTAAAACACCATCTCCAAATTCGGGATACACAATGGCAGTAATTGCAAACTCGCTTTCAATGGAACTTGAAAAAATAGGTTGTTATAAACTTGGAAAAGGAGAAATTACTGTTTTAAAGGCAGTAAATTCACTAAAAGCAGTTGATTATTCGGTATTACTATTTTTAGTAATTTACATGGTCTTATACTTTAATCTAATATATTAA
- a CDS encoding translation initiation factor IF-5A, with protein MAGTKPGDLGQVKVGQYVVIDGIACRVMDTAHSKPGKHGGAKVRMVAVGIFEPVKKEYVGPAGSRIDIPLIDKRKGQVLALMGDQVQIMDMESFETLEIPMPEDVEGIESGAEVEYFEAMDRYKITRVIGK; from the coding sequence ATGGCAGGAACAAAACCGGGAGATTTAGGTCAGGTTAAAGTTGGTCAGTACGTAGTTATTGATGGTATTGCATGTAGAGTCATGGATACTGCACACTCAAAACCTGGAAAACACGGCGGTGCAAAAGTAAGAATGGTTGCAGTCGGTATTTTCGAACCCGTTAAAAAAGAATACGTAGGTCCAGCAGGTTCAAGAATTGATATACCCCTTATTGATAAAAGAAAAGGGCAAGTTTTAGCACTTATGGGTGACCAAGTTCAAATAATGGACATGGAATCATTTGAAACATTGGAAATCCCAATGCCTGAAGATGTAGAAGGTATTGAAAGTGGTGCAGAAGTAGAATACTTCGAAGCAATGGATAGATATAAAATTACAAGAGTTATTGGAAAATAA
- the cobJ gene encoding precorrin-3B C(17)-methyltransferase, whose protein sequence is MLYVIGIGPGNEEFFTKEAENILNSVDMIVCYKGYKEYIERFQKEIYVNGMTKEVERVEYALNQAKNKTVALVSNGDATIYGLASLAFELNEKNFEKVEINVVSGITSASICSAILGAPLNHDFSVVSLSDLLTPLEKILKRIICAFESDMILAIYNPLGKKRKEPFLSALEIILDYSKDRNIDYVIGIVKNAGRDKQEYKITTINGILENLDYYMDYIDMSTTLIVGNSNTKIINGKMITPRGYLSKY, encoded by the coding sequence ATGTTGTATGTTATTGGAATTGGGCCTGGAAACGAAGAGTTTTTTACAAAAGAAGCTGAAAATATTCTTAATTCTGTGGATATGATCGTATGCTATAAAGGGTATAAAGAATACATCGAAAGATTTCAAAAAGAAATTTACGTAAATGGAATGACGAAAGAAGTTGAAAGAGTAGAATATGCATTAAATCAGGCTAAAAATAAAACTGTTGCTCTTGTTTCAAACGGTGATGCAACAATTTACGGGTTGGCATCGTTAGCATTTGAATTAAACGAAAAAAATTTTGAAAAAGTTGAAATAAACGTTGTAAGTGGCATTACCTCTGCAAGTATTTGTTCTGCAATTTTAGGGGCCCCCTTAAACCATGATTTTTCGGTTGTTAGTTTAAGCGATTTATTAACTCCTTTAGAAAAAATTTTAAAGAGAATAATTTGTGCATTTGAAAGCGATATGATTTTGGCAATTTATAACCCGTTAGGTAAAAAAAGAAAAGAACCTTTTTTAAGTGCTCTTGAAATTATTTTAGACTATTCAAAAGATAGGAATATTGATTATGTTATTGGAATTGTAAAAAATGCAGGAAGAGACAAACAAGAGTATAAAATAACTACAATTAATGGCATTTTGGAAAATCTTGACTATTATATGGATTATATTGATATGAGCACTACATTAATAGTTGGAAATTCAAATACAAAAATTATCAACGGCAAAATGATTACTCCAAGAGGTTATCTTTCAAAATACTGA